The Oryza sativa Japonica Group chromosome 11, ASM3414082v1 DNA window agcgacacggtctccaaaacacaactttaacttgttgtttctataaaaatatttattgagcatattttttaagcataatttttacattttcaaactcaacatcTAGATAGTTATTTATGACTTATATTCCTAAGATTTAACTTAAACATTGTcttaaacgactttctttacaagtacggaggaagtatgtgcgAGTCCTAtagtgatgttttttttcttccctttcgAAATACGGTATAAACGAAGGTACTCACAACACTGTGTGTTCGCTCACTCCTATGAACACACATGCTCATTCTATCTTTACGAGCACATCTTAAAAACTAAACCGCGATATATCTTAAGATTGACTAAGTCACCACGTACGCCTCGCTGTTGACGGGTACGCCATCTATCACTAAAAGAATAGTGAGCTGTGAATGATGTTCTTTTCTATAATAAAGATAAGCCAGCACACATAAACTaccgtataattaattaagttttaattactataaatttattaaatatttaaaaataatttctatacagaaagttttcgcacgaaacgaaAAGTTTAATAATTTGAAATACATGCAACTAAAATCGATGCAAAATCTATATCttggtttcaaaaaaaaaacaccatctACGTATGAAAGAGAATCATCAAATTAGTCTTCTAGTACATTGTTACTtaatcaaggaaaaaaaaacaaaaacaaaaggtgagagagaaaaaaaaaatcatgtgcatATGTGCTCGCTTTTCAGGTCCGGATCCAGCAATGTCGCCACCAAATCCTGCCCCCGGCTCGGCTGCCTCAGATGCCGCTGCACCACCGCAtataataataacaaaaaaaaaaaccatatccCGATttcatcgatccatccatccaaactGGGGCCAAATGGCCAATACTCTAATCACAAAATTAACAATCCTAATTGCTCCAAGGTACGTAGTACAACAGTACAGGACGCAGAGCGATTATATAACGCCCGCCAGGTCATCCTCGCACCCTTCTTCACTTATCACCCCCAGATCACACCAAAGATTGGACCGGATTTGTTTAGTTTAGGTTTCGATTAGCTTAACGATACTGTTCCATTAAACAAACCAATcaaccaattaattaattaaacatagatcagcagcagcagcattagCGGTGGCGGAATCTGGGCCCCCGACTGGTTTGACTGACCGCTCTGTTCCCGTCTCCGGTGGGCCCGGGCCCACCGTGCTCTCCTCCTTGCCGGCCGGCCCACGCACGCATCTGCCActaaaacaaaagagaaaaaaaaatatagaccagagtatataaaataaaaaagaaaaaggagaggtGTCACAGCAAAGCGAACACATGAAAAAGCAGGCAAAGGATTTTTCTACTCCTTTTCCCTCCAAATAAAAAAAGTCAAGTCATGCGTGTGGGGCCACACGGCGATCGACCcctcacgtgggccccacctccgtGGTTGCCTCCTCGTTCGCCAACCTCCCTTGAACGCAGCAGCATCAACAAAAAACCAAGAAAGTGACACTTTTAATATCTTtacagatttttctttttaatatccTTTGGATTTCTAAACTccaaaaaaatatcattattattattattaaaaaaaaggtgagGTTAGCAGCGGTGGTGGGATGACTGATGATGAGGAGTGATGAGCAGTGGAGAAAAGGCAAGCAAGCAAAGGtggacaaaaagaaaaggaaaggacgAAACCACCTCACCTCATCTCATGGCGTTTTTGTTATctgctccacctcctccaccaccccCATCTGCTTTGATTCCATCAACGCCACGATACAATAATTACTCCGTATTACTCTCTCTCCCTGCTTAATGCCGCACtaacccttttttttctaatctggACCGGCAAGCTAGCCTGTGTGGTGTGATCAGCGCCTCGGAAAGCGACGCTCGCAGAGATCCCCGGATCGGATTAGCCagctctccctttttttttctctatcaaATCCAGAGAGACACACacgaaaaaaatatacaaattcAACAGTTTTTAAACATGTGCACATGCACTGTGCTGCCACGacggaggtggggcccacatgggcttTTCGGGTGTGTCTTGGTCGTAGGGACATGCGAGGattagatggatggatggatggagtggTGGTTGTCATTATTGCgggggttaattaattaattaatttggtcaAGCGGTTAATCACCTGGTTTAGCGCTAACCCTTTTGtttatctatttatttatttattattttattattttgtctCGTGTGCGAGTGATCGATGCTTCCCACCACCATCCATCCATGTGTCACCCCTCCTCCGCTTGCTTTATATAGCCCAcgcgcctccctctccttcgccttcgtcttcgtcttcctccagcCACGCCATTCTGTCGCCTCCTCCacttcttctccttcgccaTGGCTGTGCAGGCGCAGTATGGGGGTGGGATGGCGGCGGGGATGTGCTTGCCAGACCATGAGGTGGAGGCGCAGATGCGGGAGCTCGGCGCGATGTTCTCGGCGGCAGGTGGTGGTTGCtacaacggcggcggtggcggcggagggtaTGACTGCGCCGCCGTGGTGAGCGGCGCGGCGCAGAGCGAGCTGACGTGCAACAACGGTGGTGTTTGTGGTGGTGCGGTGGGGATGGGGGTGGGGGCGGGGAGGAagcgggagagggaggtggtggagcagtatgcggcggtggcgtcgtccGCGGCGCTGCTGCCGATCCCCGGGATGatgaaggtggcggcgccggtgagccGGTTGGTGGAGTCGGGGATGACGTCGACGAGTGGGaggtcagcggcggcggtgggggatgcGCTGGTGTCGGAGCTGTGCGCGCAGAGCGCGGAGATCGACGCGGTGGTGCGGATGGAGTGCGAGCGGATGCGCGCCGGGCTGGAGCAGGCGCGGAAGCGGCAGTGCCAGGCGGTGGTGCGCgcggcgtcggccgccgcggcgcggcggctgcgggagaAGGAGgccgagctcgacgccgcaCGGCGCCGCGCGGCCGAGCTGGAGGAGCGGCTCCGCCAGGTCGCCGCCGAGAGCCAGGCGTGGTGCGGCCTCGCCCGCAGCAACGAGGCCGTCGCGGCGGGCCTACGCGCCACCCtcgaccacctcctcctccgcgccgccgccgcc harbors:
- the LOC4350671 gene encoding BOI-related E3 ubiquitin-protein ligase 1; the encoded protein is MAVQAQYGGGMAAGMCLPDHEVEAQMRELGAMFSAAGGGCYNGGGGGGGYDCAAVVSGAAQSELTCNNGGVCGGAVGMGVGAGRKREREVVEQYAAVASSAALLPIPGMMKVAAPVSRLVESGMTSTSGRSAAAVGDALVSELCAQSAEIDAVVRMECERMRAGLEQARKRQCQAVVRAASAAAARRLREKEAELDAARRRAAELEERLRQVAAESQAWCGLARSNEAVAAGLRATLDHLLLRAAAAAPAQPAEGFGDSDPLATAAADDAQSSCFDTNAHAADDAATSPAASKWSCKSCGEGDATVLLLPCRHLCLCKACEPKLDACPVCLAAKNASVHIAIN